In one window of Pristiophorus japonicus isolate sPriJap1 chromosome 9, sPriJap1.hap1, whole genome shotgun sequence DNA:
- the LOC139274047 gene encoding prolactin-releasing peptide receptor-like — protein MVILARGRCGLSSGTSIYMVAMAAADLLVITINVMLHRVFTYHFPHSFLGYTAVCRSLIYLNAAALDMSVWFTVSFTCDRFVSICCEKFKAKYCTVKSAAAIITTLSVLLCLDNIPFWYAYETERIVHNIHWGCRAKIGFFTSAAGTAYAWLETALSPGIPFAVILLCNGLTVRRILVASRARRGLRGQASESQSDPEMANRRKSIILLFTVSGSFILLWVTAAVSYLTSSLVVYALSDYTSPAYIASVTGFMLMYLSSCTNTCIYAATQTKFREELVKMVKNPCTSILTLVKKI, from the coding sequence ATGGTGATTCTCGCCAGAGGCAGATGTGGCCTTTCCAGTGGCACCTCCATCTACATGGTTGCCATGGCagcagcagatctactggtcattacCATCAATGTAATGCTGCACCGCGTTTTTACATATCACTTTCCCCATTCATTCCTCGGCTACACCGCTGTCTGTAGGTCCCTTATATACCTCAATGCTGCTGCCCTTGACATGTCGGTATGGTTTACTGTCTCTTTCACATGTGACCGTTTTGTATCCATCTGCTGTGAGAAGTTCAAAGCGAAATACTGCACAGTGAAAAGTGCAGCCGCGATTATAACAACGCTCTCTGTCCTGCTCTGTTTGGACAATATCCCCTTTTGGTATGCATATGAAACTGAACGAATAGTTCACAATATTCACTGGGGGTGCCGCGCGAAGATTGGATTTTTCACTTCGGCTGCAGGCACAGCGTACGCCTGGTTAGAAACTGCCCTATCTCCAGGAATTCCCTTCGCTGTGATATTACTGTGTAACGGTTTGACAGTCAGACGTATTctagtggccagcagagcccgcaggggaCTCCGGGGTCAGGCCAGTGAGAGTCAGAGCGATCCAGAGATGGCGAACcggaggaaatccatcattttactgttcacTGTATCGGGTAGTTTTATACTGTTGTGGGTGACAGCTGCCGTTAGTTATTTAACAAGCTCCCTGGTCGTTTATGCCTTAAGCGATTATACATCTCCGGCATACATCGCCTCTGTAACTGGCTTCATGCTCATGTATTTGAGTTCCTGTACAAACACATGTATCTATGCAGCGACACAAACTAAATTCAGGGAGGAGTTGGTGAAGATGGTGAAGAATCCTTGTACATCGATTCTGACATTGGTTAAAAAAATTTGA